One window of Streptomyces sp. NBC_00273 genomic DNA carries:
- a CDS encoding sec-independent translocase, translated as MFNDIGALELVTIVVLGILVFGPDKLPKVIQDVTGFIRKVRAFSDSAKQDIRSELGPDFKDFEFEDLNPKTFIRKQLTENEDLKEIRTSFDLRKELSDVSDAVKSSEAGAAPIPSATPGAASATPAVTGPDLLKKPAAPAPDERARFDADAT; from the coding sequence GTGTTCAACGACATAGGCGCACTCGAACTTGTCACGATCGTGGTGCTCGGCATCCTCGTCTTCGGACCGGACAAGCTGCCCAAGGTAATTCAGGACGTGACGGGCTTCATCCGGAAGGTCCGGGCGTTCTCGGACAGCGCGAAGCAGGACATCCGCTCCGAACTCGGCCCGGACTTCAAGGACTTCGAGTTCGAGGACCTGAACCCGAAGACCTTCATCCGCAAGCAGCTGACGGAGAACGAGGACCTCAAGGAGATCCGCACCAGCTTCGATCTCCGCAAGGAGCTCAGCGACGTCTCCGACGCCGTGAAGAGCTCGGAGGCGGGCGCCGCCCCGATCCCCTCGGCCACGCCCGGAGCTGCCTCCGCCACGCCCGCCGTGACCGGCCCGGACCTGCTGAAGAAGCCCGCCGCCCCGGCCCCGGACGAGCGCGCGCGCTTCGACGCCGACGCCACCTGA
- a CDS encoding S1C family serine protease, giving the protein MADKQLTDPAPQWWSRPEGTAEAGRRDGVPAPRPDSGGEDHVQDAAPTQDVPAQDVRAQDAPAPGASDLPPDVPTAVPAVRYDPWGAEPLQVVDRGRTPRGIRLWQVVALSLGTALLAGGIGGYLGVLAERKSNTRLELPQAAAVDRGRAPDSVAGIAATALPGVVTLHVRGTKGSGTGTGFVLDQQGHILTNSHVVADSQEITVTFSTGESVTAQLVGRDSGYDLAVVKVSGVRGLHPLSLGNSENVQVGDPVVAIGAPFDLSNTVTAGIISATGRPVTAGGDKGDGSDISYVDALQTDAPINPGNSGGPLLDAKAHVVGINSAIRGADKEDATRQGGSIGLGFAIPVNQGKRVAEELIRTGRATHPVIGVTLDMDYAGDGARVGDKGEDGKPSVVADGPGARAGIRAGDVITKVDGQRVRGGDELIIKIRAHRPGDPLTLTVLRGGRESTLKVVLGSANGS; this is encoded by the coding sequence ATGGCCGACAAGCAGCTGACCGACCCGGCTCCACAGTGGTGGAGCCGGCCCGAGGGGACGGCCGAGGCCGGTCGCCGCGACGGGGTCCCCGCGCCACGGCCCGACTCCGGGGGCGAGGACCACGTACAGGACGCGGCCCCGACCCAGGACGTGCCGGCCCAGGACGTGCGGGCTCAAGACGCGCCCGCCCCGGGCGCGTCGGACCTGCCCCCGGACGTGCCGACTGCCGTCCCCGCGGTGCGGTACGACCCCTGGGGAGCCGAGCCGTTGCAGGTCGTGGACCGGGGCCGGACACCGCGCGGGATCAGGCTGTGGCAGGTGGTGGCCCTCAGCCTCGGAACGGCCCTGCTCGCCGGCGGGATCGGCGGCTACCTCGGCGTCCTCGCCGAGCGGAAGAGCAACACCCGGCTGGAGCTGCCCCAGGCCGCCGCCGTCGACCGCGGCCGGGCCCCGGACAGCGTGGCCGGGATCGCGGCCACCGCGCTGCCCGGCGTGGTGACCCTGCACGTCCGGGGCACGAAGGGCAGCGGCACGGGCACCGGCTTCGTGCTCGACCAGCAGGGGCACATCCTCACCAACAGCCACGTGGTGGCCGACTCCCAGGAGATAACGGTCACCTTCAGTACCGGCGAGAGCGTCACTGCCCAACTGGTCGGCCGCGACTCCGGCTACGACCTGGCCGTGGTCAAGGTCAGCGGGGTGCGCGGGCTCCATCCGCTCAGCCTGGGGAACTCCGAGAACGTGCAGGTCGGCGACCCGGTGGTGGCCATCGGCGCGCCCTTCGACCTGTCGAACACCGTCACCGCCGGCATCATCAGCGCCACCGGCCGGCCCGTCACCGCGGGCGGTGACAAGGGCGACGGCAGCGACATCAGCTACGTCGACGCGCTGCAGACCGACGCCCCCATCAACCCGGGGAACTCCGGCGGCCCGCTCCTCGACGCGAAGGCCCATGTGGTCGGCATCAACAGTGCGATCCGCGGGGCCGACAAGGAGGACGCCACCCGGCAGGGCGGCTCCATCGGGCTCGGCTTCGCCATCCCCGTCAACCAGGGCAAGCGCGTCGCCGAAGAGCTCATCCGCACCGGCCGCGCCACGCACCCGGTCATCGGGGTGACCCTCGACATGGACTACGCGGGCGACGGGGCCCGGGTCGGGGACAAGGGCGAGGACGGCAAGCCCTCCGTCGTCGCCGACGGGCCGGGCGCGCGCGCCGGGATCCGGGCCGGGGACGTGATCACCAAGGTGGACGGCCAGCGGGTCCGCGGCGGCGACGAGCTGATCATCAAGATCCGGGCCCACCGTCCGGGCGATCCGCTGACCCTCACCGTGCTCCGCGGCGGCCGCGAAAGCACACTGAAGGTGGTCCTCGGATCGGCGAACGGCTCATGA
- a CDS encoding anti-sigma factor family protein, giving the protein MSEVSPSPAEQHLGDRLAALVDGELKHDARDRVLAHLATCARCKAEADAQRRLKTMFVESAPPPLSAGLLARLQGLPGGGLDDPSGPLDPAGPGRSSDSSGPAGADPFDTFAYGLPVAVRPRPQEGFRIHEVGRPRRRFAFVAAGAVSLAALALGGALPLEVDPNLRGDSPAPASRPGPALPVADPGTRDRPPTPEAVPTLLSAVATPLPPLQPSPPYPARPVSLLR; this is encoded by the coding sequence GTGAGTGAAGTCAGTCCGTCACCCGCCGAACAGCACCTGGGCGACCGGCTTGCCGCCCTGGTGGACGGGGAGCTGAAACACGACGCGCGCGATCGGGTCCTGGCCCACCTGGCGACCTGTGCCCGGTGCAAGGCCGAAGCCGATGCCCAGCGACGTCTGAAGACCATGTTCGTGGAGAGCGCTCCGCCACCGCTGTCCGCGGGGCTGCTGGCGCGGTTGCAGGGGCTGCCGGGCGGCGGCCTCGACGATCCGTCGGGTCCCCTGGACCCTGCCGGTCCCGGCCGTTCCAGCGACTCCTCGGGTCCCGCGGGGGCCGACCCCTTCGACACGTTCGCCTACGGGCTGCCGGTCGCCGTCCGGCCGCGGCCGCAGGAGGGCTTCCGCATCCACGAGGTGGGCCGTCCGCGCCGCAGGTTCGCCTTCGTCGCCGCCGGGGCCGTCTCGCTGGCCGCGCTCGCGCTCGGTGGTGCCCTGCCGTTGGAGGTGGATCCGAACCTGCGGGGTGATTCCCCGGCCCCGGCCTCCAGGCCCGGGCCTGCCCTGCCCGTGGCCGATCCGGGGACCCGTGACCGCCCGCCCACCCCCGAGGCCGTCCCGACCCTCCTGTCGGCCGTGGCGACCCCGCTGCCGCCGCTCCAGCCCTCCCCGCCGTATCCGGCACGCCCGGTCTCCCTGCTGCGCTGA
- the sigE gene encoding RNA polymerase sigma factor SigE, translating into MVGTPLDTTRADRGGAAAPVDRGGVLRRLFWSAGEPKSVTYIADRFHTADAATTATFAADAGSQAWTPPSWEEIVSTHSARVYRLAYRLTGNQHDAEDLTQEVFVRVFRSLSTYTPGTFEGWLHRITTNLFLDMVRRKQRIRFDALGDDAADRLPSREPSPQQVLHDTHFDADVQQALDTLAPEFRAAVVLCDIEGLSYEEIAATLGVKLGTVRSRIHRGRSHLRKALKHRSPQARAEQRALAGVAMGAPGAGGEGGAE; encoded by the coding sequence ATGGTAGGGACTCCACTGGACACCACCAGAGCCGATAGGGGAGGTGCGGCTGCGCCTGTGGATCGTGGAGGCGTACTGAGACGCCTCTTCTGGTCGGCGGGTGAGCCGAAATCCGTGACCTACATTGCTGACCGCTTCCACACCGCCGACGCCGCGACCACCGCGACCTTTGCCGCCGATGCGGGCTCCCAGGCGTGGACCCCTCCTTCATGGGAGGAGATCGTCAGCACGCACAGCGCGCGGGTCTACCGCCTTGCCTACCGTCTGACGGGTAACCAGCACGACGCCGAGGACCTGACGCAGGAAGTCTTCGTCCGCGTCTTCCGCTCGCTGTCCACCTACACCCCCGGCACCTTCGAGGGTTGGCTGCACCGCATCACGACCAACCTGTTCCTGGACATGGTGCGCCGCAAGCAGCGGATCCGCTTCGACGCGCTCGGCGACGACGCCGCGGATCGGCTGCCGAGCCGTGAGCCGTCCCCGCAGCAGGTCCTGCACGACACCCACTTCGACGCGGACGTGCAGCAGGCACTGGACACCCTCGCCCCCGAGTTCCGCGCGGCCGTGGTGCTGTGTGACATCGAGGGCCTGTCGTACGAGGAGATCGCCGCGACGCTCGGCGTGAAGCTCGGGACCGTGCGCAGCCGTATCCACCGGGGCCGTTCGCACCTGCGCAAGGCACTCAAGCACCGGTCCCCGCAGGCCCGTGCCGAGCAGCGCGCGCTGGCGGGAGTGGCGATGGGCGCCCCTGGCGCCGGGGGAGAGGGCGGAGCCGAGTGA
- a CDS encoding O-methyltransferase: protein MRQLWGQERVITGNRQTSWAFADAFVAEDDALRWARDRSREAGLRAVSPGTGAALRLLAATADAKAVAEIGTGTGVSGIHLLHGMRPDGVLTTVDPEADRQAFARQAFRAAGFAGNRARFIPGRALDVLPRLADGGYDLVFCDGDPSESLDYLAESLRLLRPGGLVCFEGVFSDGRTVDSAAQPVEVLRVRELLRSVRESPALEAALLPVGDGLLCAVRR, encoded by the coding sequence TTGCGCCAACTATGGGGACAGGAGAGGGTCATTACCGGCAACCGGCAGACGAGCTGGGCGTTCGCCGACGCGTTTGTCGCCGAGGACGACGCTCTGCGATGGGCCCGCGACCGGTCCAGGGAAGCGGGCCTACGGGCCGTCTCCCCCGGCACCGGGGCCGCGCTGCGCCTGCTGGCCGCCACCGCGGACGCCAAGGCGGTCGCCGAGATCGGCACCGGAACCGGCGTCTCCGGCATCCACCTGCTGCACGGCATGCGCCCCGACGGGGTGCTGACCACGGTGGATCCCGAAGCGGACCGGCAGGCTTTCGCCCGCCAGGCCTTCCGCGCCGCCGGCTTCGCCGGCAACCGGGCCCGCTTCATCCCCGGCCGCGCCCTCGACGTACTCCCGCGACTCGCCGACGGCGGATACGACCTCGTCTTCTGCGACGGGGACCCCTCCGAGTCCCTCGACTACCTCGCCGAATCGTTGCGGCTGCTGCGCCCCGGCGGACTGGTGTGCTTCGAGGGGGTCTTCTCCGACGGCCGCACGGTCGACTCCGCGGCCCAGCCGGTGGAGGTGCTGCGCGTCCGCGAGCTGCTGCGCAGCGTCCGCGAGAGCCCCGCACTGGAGGCCGCGCTGCTCCCGGTGGGCGACGGGCTGCTGTGCGCCGTGCGCCGCTGA
- a CDS encoding DUF3117 domain-containing protein, which produces MAAMKPRTGDGPLEVTKEGRGIVMRVPLEGGGRLVVELTPDEADALGDALKKVVG; this is translated from the coding sequence ATGGCGGCCATGAAGCCGCGGACGGGCGACGGCCCGCTCGAGGTCACCAAGGAGGGGCGGGGCATCGTCATGCGCGTACCGCTCGAGGGCGGCGGTCGGCTTGTCGTCGAGCTGACCCCTGATGAGGCGGACGCCCTGGGTGACGCCCTGAAGAAGGTCGTCGGCTGA
- a CDS encoding enoyl-CoA hydratase/isomerase family protein, whose translation MADSVLYEVTDGLATITINRPDAMNAMNTEAKVALRDAVRAAAADAAVRAVLLTAAGDRAFCVGQDLKEHIGNLASDRETGTSLTMTTVADHYNPIVRALTEMPKPVVAGVNGVAAGAGFGFALAADFRVVADTASFNTSFAGVALTADSGVSWTLPRLIGASRASDLLLFPRSIKAQEAYELGIVNRLVPADSLHAEAEAVARTLAAGPTVAYAALKESLAYGASRTLSEALAHEDALQTRAGASEDHSIAVQAFLAKQPPKYLGR comes from the coding sequence ATGGCCGACAGCGTGCTCTACGAAGTGACCGACGGACTCGCGACCATCACGATCAACCGTCCGGACGCGATGAACGCGATGAACACCGAGGCCAAGGTCGCCCTGCGCGACGCGGTCCGGGCGGCGGCCGCCGACGCCGCCGTACGGGCCGTGCTGCTCACCGCGGCCGGCGACCGGGCCTTCTGCGTGGGCCAGGACCTCAAGGAGCACATCGGGAACCTCGCCTCGGACCGCGAGACCGGCACCTCGCTGACCATGACCACGGTGGCCGACCACTACAACCCCATCGTGCGGGCGCTCACCGAGATGCCGAAGCCCGTGGTGGCCGGAGTGAACGGCGTCGCGGCCGGGGCCGGCTTCGGCTTCGCGCTGGCGGCGGACTTCCGGGTCGTCGCCGACACGGCCTCCTTCAACACCTCGTTCGCCGGGGTGGCGCTGACCGCCGACTCCGGGGTCTCCTGGACCCTCCCCCGCCTGATCGGCGCTTCCCGCGCCTCGGACCTGCTGCTGTTCCCGCGTTCGATCAAGGCCCAGGAGGCGTACGAGCTCGGCATCGTCAACCGCCTCGTGCCCGCGGACTCCCTGCACGCCGAAGCGGAGGCGGTGGCCCGCACGCTGGCCGCCGGCCCGACCGTCGCGTACGCCGCGCTGAAGGAGTCCCTGGCCTACGGGGCCTCCCGCACGCTCTCCGAGGCCCTGGCCCACGAGGACGCCCTCCAGACCCGTGCGGGGGCCTCCGAGGACCACTCCATCGCCGTCCAGGCCTTCCTCGCGAAGCAGCCGCCGAAGTACCTGGGCCGCTGA
- a CDS encoding DNA-3-methyladenine glycosylase I, with protein MSGSVAGADGLLRCPWGLSTPDYVDYHDTEWGRAVHGDDALYERLCLEAFQSGLSWITILRRREGFRKAFADFSIAEVAEFDERDAERLLADEGIIRNRAKIEATLANAKVLVGWEPGELDTLIWSHAPEEPGPAPLTVAEVPAVTPESTALAKALKKAGIRFVGPTTAYALMQACGLVNDHLVDCVSRDPA; from the coding sequence GTGAGCGGTTCGGTGGCGGGTGCGGACGGGCTGCTGCGCTGCCCGTGGGGGCTGTCCACGCCGGACTACGTCGACTACCACGACACCGAGTGGGGCCGTGCGGTGCACGGCGACGACGCCCTCTACGAGCGGTTGTGCCTGGAGGCGTTCCAGTCGGGACTGTCCTGGATCACGATCCTGCGGCGGCGCGAGGGGTTCCGCAAAGCCTTCGCGGACTTCTCGATCGCGGAGGTCGCGGAGTTCGACGAACGCGACGCGGAGCGGCTGCTGGCCGACGAGGGGATCATCCGCAACCGGGCCAAGATCGAGGCGACCCTGGCCAACGCGAAGGTCCTCGTCGGGTGGGAGCCGGGCGAGCTGGACACCCTGATCTGGTCCCACGCCCCCGAGGAGCCCGGACCGGCCCCGCTGACGGTCGCCGAGGTCCCGGCGGTCACGCCGGAGTCGACGGCGCTGGCCAAGGCCCTGAAGAAGGCCGGCATCCGCTTCGTCGGCCCCACGACGGCCTACGCCCTGATGCAGGCCTGCGGCCTCGTCAACGACCACCTGGTCGACTGCGTCTCCCGCGACCCGGCCTGA
- a CDS encoding DivIVA domain-containing protein, producing MIVFFFLMIALVVVVAAVTLAVIGGGSEAVLPEAEPDRVADGLPETRPVVRADIDALRLPVAPRGYRMAEVDDVLERLAAELAERDARIAQLTAAAAPAATPAATPSDAPGHVDLSKGGER from the coding sequence TTGATCGTGTTCTTCTTCTTGATGATCGCGCTGGTCGTGGTCGTGGCAGCGGTCACCCTGGCGGTGATCGGCGGCGGTTCGGAGGCCGTCCTGCCGGAAGCGGAGCCGGACCGGGTCGCGGACGGGCTGCCGGAGACCCGGCCCGTCGTACGGGCCGACATCGACGCGCTGCGGCTGCCGGTCGCCCCGCGCGGATACCGCATGGCCGAGGTGGACGACGTACTCGAGCGGCTCGCGGCCGAACTGGCCGAGCGGGACGCGCGGATCGCGCAGCTGACCGCCGCGGCGGCGCCCGCGGCGACGCCCGCCGCGACCCCGTCGGACGCGCCCGGGCACGTCGACCTCAGCAAGGGCGGCGAGCGGTGA
- the folP gene encoding dihydropteroate synthase has protein sequence MLRLGRREFDTHEPVIMAIVNRTPDSFYDQGATFRDEPALDRVEHAIAEGAAIIDIGGVKAGPGEHVDATEEARRTVGFVAEVRRRHPDVVISVDTWRHEVGEAVCEAGADVLNDAWGGVDHKLAEVAARYGAGLVCTHAGGVQPRTRPHRTAYEDVMEDVLRVTVGLAERAAALGVRRDAIMIDPGHDFGKNTRHSLEATRRLDEMTATGWPVLVSLSNKDFVGETLDKPVKERLLGTLATTAVSAWLGAQVYRVHEVAETRQILDMVRSIQGHRPPAVARRGLA, from the coding sequence ATGCTGCGACTGGGCAGGCGCGAGTTCGACACCCACGAGCCGGTGATCATGGCCATCGTGAACCGGACGCCGGACTCCTTCTACGACCAGGGCGCGACGTTCCGCGACGAGCCCGCGCTGGACCGGGTCGAGCACGCGATCGCCGAGGGCGCCGCGATCATCGACATCGGCGGGGTCAAAGCCGGCCCGGGCGAGCACGTGGACGCGACCGAGGAGGCGCGGCGCACGGTCGGCTTCGTGGCCGAGGTCCGGCGCCGCCACCCGGACGTGGTGATCAGCGTGGACACCTGGCGGCACGAGGTCGGCGAGGCCGTGTGCGAGGCCGGGGCCGATGTCCTCAACGACGCCTGGGGCGGGGTGGACCACAAGCTCGCGGAGGTCGCCGCGCGCTACGGCGCGGGCCTGGTCTGCACCCACGCGGGCGGTGTGCAGCCGCGCACCCGGCCGCACCGGACCGCGTACGAGGACGTCATGGAGGACGTGCTGCGCGTGACGGTGGGGCTGGCGGAGCGGGCGGCGGCGCTGGGCGTCCGCCGGGACGCGATCATGATCGACCCGGGGCACGACTTCGGGAAGAACACCCGGCACTCGCTGGAGGCCACGCGCCGGCTGGACGAGATGACGGCGACGGGCTGGCCGGTCCTGGTCTCCCTGTCCAACAAGGACTTCGTCGGCGAGACCCTCGACAAGCCGGTCAAGGAACGCCTGCTGGGCACCTTGGCCACGACGGCCGTCTCGGCCTGGCTGGGCGCACAGGTCTACCGCGTCCACGAGGTCGCGGAGACCCGGCAGATCCTGGACATGGTCCGCTCCATCCAGGGCCACCGCCCCCCGGCCGTCGCCCGCCGCGGCCTCGCCTGA
- a CDS encoding TIGR00730 family Rossman fold protein gives MGNHGSPEGSARRRPEEQQLGPVLRRRSQVQAGSTTDQRLLDSAGPSEWVHTDPWRVLRIQSEFIEGFGTLAELPPAISVFGSARTPEGSPEYDAGVRIGSALVEAGFAVITGGGPGAMEAANKGAREANGVSVGLGIELPFEQGLNQHVDLGLNFRYFFVRKTMFVKYSQGFVVLPGGLGTLDELFEALTLVQTQKITRFPIVLFGTEYWSGLIDWLRGTVIAQGKASEKDLYLFHVTDDVDEAIALVTKEVGK, from the coding sequence ATGGGCAACCACGGCAGTCCCGAGGGTTCCGCTCGTCGTCGGCCCGAGGAGCAGCAGCTCGGGCCGGTGCTGAGGAGGCGGAGCCAGGTGCAGGCGGGCAGTACGACGGACCAGCGGCTGCTGGATTCGGCCGGGCCCTCCGAGTGGGTGCACACCGATCCCTGGCGGGTCCTGCGCATTCAGTCGGAGTTCATCGAGGGCTTCGGCACGCTCGCCGAGCTGCCGCCCGCGATCAGCGTGTTCGGATCGGCCCGTACGCCGGAGGGATCGCCCGAGTACGACGCGGGCGTGCGGATCGGCAGCGCGCTGGTCGAGGCCGGCTTCGCGGTGATCACCGGCGGCGGTCCGGGAGCCATGGAGGCGGCCAACAAGGGCGCCCGCGAGGCGAACGGCGTCTCAGTCGGCCTCGGCATCGAGCTCCCCTTCGAGCAGGGGCTCAACCAGCACGTCGATCTCGGCCTGAACTTCCGGTACTTCTTCGTCCGCAAGACGATGTTCGTGAAGTACAGCCAGGGCTTCGTCGTCCTGCCGGGCGGTTTGGGCACGCTGGACGAGCTGTTCGAGGCGCTGACCCTGGTCCAGACCCAGAAGATCACCCGCTTCCCGATCGTGCTGTTCGGCACGGAGTACTGGAGCGGTCTGATCGACTGGCTGCGGGGGACCGTGATCGCCCAGGGCAAGGCCTCGGAGAAGGACCTCTACCTGTTCCACGTCACCGACGACGTGGACGAGGCGATCGCACTGGTGACGAAGGAAGTCGGCAAGTAA
- the dapE gene encoding succinyl-diaminopimelate desuccinylase, with protein MSESELDLTLDAAELTARLVDIPSVSGDEKVLADLVEHALRGLPHLTVDRFGNNVVARTALGRAERVVLAGHLDTVPIADNVPSRLDENDVLWGCGTTDMKSGVAVQLRIAATVPEPNRDLTFVFYDQEEVAADLNGLGKVADAHPDWLTGDFAVLLEPSNAEVEGGCQGTLRVLLRTAGERAHSARSWMGSNAIHSASPILARLAAYEPRKPVIDGLEYHEGLNAVRIEGGVANNVIPDACTVTVNFRYAPDRTEADALAHVREVFADCDIAEFVVDDSSPGALPGLSHPAAEAFMEAVGGRAMPKFGWTDVSRFSALGVPAVNYGPGDALLAHKVDERVETKAILHCEERLRAWLTS; from the coding sequence ATGTCCGAATCCGAGCTGGACCTCACCCTGGACGCCGCCGAGCTGACCGCCCGGCTCGTCGACATCCCTTCCGTGAGCGGCGACGAGAAGGTACTCGCCGACCTCGTGGAACACGCGTTGCGCGGCCTGCCGCACCTCACCGTGGACCGCTTCGGCAACAACGTCGTCGCCCGCACGGCCCTCGGCCGCGCCGAGCGCGTCGTACTGGCCGGCCACCTCGACACCGTGCCGATCGCCGACAACGTCCCCTCCCGCCTCGACGAGAACGACGTGCTGTGGGGCTGCGGCACCACCGACATGAAGTCCGGTGTCGCCGTGCAGCTGCGCATCGCCGCGACCGTGCCCGAGCCGAACCGGGACCTCACCTTCGTCTTCTACGACCAGGAGGAGGTCGCCGCCGACCTCAACGGCCTCGGCAAGGTCGCAGACGCCCACCCCGACTGGCTGACGGGCGACTTCGCGGTCCTGCTGGAACCCTCGAACGCCGAGGTCGAGGGCGGCTGCCAGGGCACCCTGCGCGTCCTGCTCCGCACCGCCGGCGAGCGCGCGCACTCCGCCCGCAGCTGGATGGGTTCCAACGCCATCCACTCGGCGAGCCCGATCCTCGCCCGCCTCGCGGCCTACGAGCCCCGCAAGCCGGTCATCGACGGCCTGGAGTACCACGAGGGCCTCAACGCGGTCCGCATCGAGGGCGGCGTCGCCAACAACGTCATCCCCGACGCGTGCACGGTGACCGTCAACTTCCGCTACGCCCCGGACCGCACCGAGGCCGACGCGCTGGCCCACGTCCGGGAGGTGTTCGCGGACTGCGACATCGCCGAGTTCGTGGTCGACGACTCCTCGCCCGGCGCCCTCCCCGGCCTCTCCCACCCGGCCGCCGAGGCCTTCATGGAGGCGGTCGGCGGCCGTGCGATGCCCAAGTTCGGCTGGACGGACGTCTCCCGCTTCAGCGCCCTCGGGGTCCCGGCGGTCAACTACGGCCCGGGCGACGCCCTGCTGGCGCACAAGGTCGACGAACGCGTCGAGACGAAGGCGATCCTGCACTGCGAGGAACGACTCCGCGCCTGGCTGACCTCCTGA
- a CDS encoding ATP-binding protein: MSLPLTRRIARAALLLAAGTAPVVGAAGAASAAGLESVPQLGALTAPDAATTTDAAADAVGTAGSATKALPAPAADVAGTAQGLLGGLPATQELPVSSLPTSSLPTSGVLPGGLPGGLPLGG, from the coding sequence ATGTCTCTCCCCCTGACCCGTCGGATCGCCCGTGCCGCGCTGCTGCTCGCAGCCGGGACAGCGCCCGTGGTCGGTGCGGCCGGCGCGGCCAGTGCCGCCGGCCTGGAGTCCGTGCCCCAGCTGGGCGCGCTCACCGCCCCCGACGCCGCCACGACGACGGACGCGGCCGCGGACGCCGTCGGCACCGCCGGCAGCGCCACCAAGGCCCTGCCGGCCCCCGCCGCCGACGTGGCCGGTACCGCGCAGGGCCTGCTCGGCGGACTGCCCGCGACGCAGGAGCTGCCGGTGTCCTCCCTGCCGACGTCCTCGCTGCCGACCTCCGGCGTCCTGCCGGGGGGACTGCCCGGCGGCCTGCCGCTGGGCGGCTGA
- the dapC gene encoding succinyldiaminopimelate transaminase, translating to MAAVSDRLPAFPWDKLEPYKATAAAHADGIVDLSVGTPVDPVPQLIQRALIEAADSPGYPTVWGTAALRDAITGWVRGRLGASAAEHRNVLPVVGSKELVAWLPTQLGLGAGDKVAYPRLAYPTYEVGARLCGAEAVVYDDPTELDPAGVKLLWLNSPSNPTGKVLAKEDLVRIVAWAREHGILLFSDECYLELGWEAEPVSVLHDDVCGGSYEGIVAVHSLSKRSNLAGYRAAFVAGDADVLGELLQIRKHGGMMTPAPVQAATVVALGDDAHVEEQRERYAARRTALRTALEAHGFRVEHSEASLYLWVTRDEPCWDTVAHLAGLGILVAPGDFYGEAGARFVRVAFTATDERIEAAVKRLG from the coding sequence GTGGCCGCAGTATCCGACCGTCTTCCCGCCTTCCCCTGGGACAAGCTGGAGCCCTACAAGGCCACGGCGGCGGCCCACGCGGACGGCATCGTCGACCTGTCGGTCGGCACGCCCGTGGACCCGGTCCCGCAGCTGATCCAGCGCGCCCTGATCGAGGCCGCCGACTCCCCGGGCTACCCGACCGTGTGGGGCACCGCCGCCCTGCGCGACGCGATCACCGGCTGGGTGCGCGGCCGCCTCGGCGCGAGCGCCGCCGAACACCGCAACGTGCTGCCGGTCGTCGGTTCCAAGGAGCTGGTGGCCTGGCTGCCGACCCAGCTGGGCCTGGGCGCCGGGGACAAGGTCGCCTACCCGCGGCTCGCCTACCCCACCTACGAGGTCGGCGCGCGGCTGTGCGGCGCCGAGGCCGTGGTCTACGACGACCCCACCGAGCTCGACCCGGCCGGTGTGAAGCTGCTGTGGCTCAACTCCCCGTCCAACCCCACCGGCAAGGTCCTCGCCAAGGAGGACCTCGTCCGGATCGTGGCCTGGGCGCGCGAGCACGGGATCCTGCTCTTCAGCGACGAGTGCTACCTGGAGCTGGGCTGGGAGGCCGAGCCCGTCTCCGTCCTCCACGACGACGTCTGCGGCGGCTCGTACGAGGGCATCGTGGCCGTCCACTCCCTCTCCAAGCGCTCCAACCTGGCCGGCTACCGGGCGGCCTTCGTCGCCGGTGACGCGGACGTGCTCGGCGAACTGCTGCAGATCCGCAAGCACGGCGGCATGATGACCCCCGCCCCGGTGCAGGCGGCCACGGTCGTCGCGCTCGGCGACGACGCGCACGTCGAGGAGCAGCGCGAACGCTACGCGGCCCGCCGTACGGCGCTGCGCACGGCCCTGGAGGCGCACGGCTTCCGGGTCGAGCACAGCGAGGCCAGCCTGTACCTGTGGGTGACCCGCGACGAGCCCTGCTGGGACACCGTCGCCCACCTCGCGGGCCTGGGCATCCTGGTCGCGCCGGGCGACTTCTACGGCGAGGCGGGCGCGAGGTTCGTGCGCGTCGCCTTCACCGCCACCGACGAGCGGATCGAGGCGGCGGTCAAGCGCCTCGGCTGA
- the fdxA gene encoding ferredoxin: MTYVIAEPCVDVKDKACIEECPVDCIYEGQRSLYIHPDECVDCGACEPVCPVEAIFYEDDTPEEWKDYYKANVEFFDELGSPGGASKLGLIERDHPFVAALPAGINGEH; the protein is encoded by the coding sequence GTGACCTACGTCATCGCGGAGCCTTGTGTCGACGTCAAGGACAAGGCATGCATCGAAGAGTGCCCCGTCGACTGCATCTACGAGGGCCAGCGGTCCTTGTACATCCACCCGGACGAGTGCGTCGACTGTGGTGCGTGTGAGCCGGTCTGCCCGGTCGAGGCCATCTTCTACGAGGACGACACCCCGGAGGAGTGGAAGGACTACTACAAGGCGAACGTCGAGTTCTTCGACGAGCTCGGTTCGCCCGGTGGTGCCTCCAAGCTGGGCCTGATCGAGCGCGACCACCCCTTCGTCGCGGCGCTGCCCGCCGGTATCAACGGCGAGCACTGA